In Janthinobacterium sp. 67, a genomic segment contains:
- a CDS encoding Imm32 family immunity protein, producing MSTHLSLHCYLQDEAAERPKRCSDVTIHADPATLRAIAHFLLASADTFDQAQERAGMHAHLQDEWDGWQDDFPDLVVVAA from the coding sequence ATGAGTACACATTTATCGCTGCACTGCTATCTGCAAGACGAGGCCGCAGAACGTCCCAAACGCTGCTCCGACGTGACCATCCACGCCGACCCGGCCACCCTGCGCGCCATCGCCCATTTTCTGCTGGCTAGCGCGGACACCTTCGATCAGGCGCAAGAGCGCGCCGGCATGCACGCCCATCTGCAAGATGAATGGGACGGCTGGCAGGACGACTTTCCCGACCTCGTCGTCGTGGCGGCCTAG
- a CDS encoding fumarylacetoacetate hydrolase family protein → MKLMRYGAKGAEKPALIDADGAVRDLSGVLTDITGATLGKDGLATLAALDIASLPVVANPGRIAPPWKGVGKFLCVGLNYADHAAESGMAVPAEPVLFMKATSAIIGANDAVVMPRDSKKSDWEVELGVVIGTTARYVSEADALSHVAGYCVVNDLSEREYQLERGGQWDKGKGCDTFGPIGPWLVTSDEVADPQNLGLWLEVNGKRVQDGNTRTMVFGVANLVSYISRFMTLYPGDIISTGTPPGVGMGQKPAAVYLKPGDTMRLGISGLGEQSQTVHAWNPELIDG, encoded by the coding sequence ATGAAACTGATGCGTTATGGCGCCAAGGGCGCTGAAAAACCTGCACTGATCGATGCCGACGGCGCCGTGCGCGACCTGTCCGGCGTGCTGACCGATATCACGGGCGCGACCCTGGGCAAGGATGGTTTGGCGACCCTGGCCGCCCTCGATATCGCCAGCCTGCCGGTGGTGGCCAACCCTGGCCGCATCGCGCCGCCGTGGAAGGGCGTGGGCAAGTTTTTGTGCGTGGGCCTGAACTATGCCGACCATGCGGCCGAATCGGGCATGGCCGTGCCGGCAGAACCGGTGCTGTTCATGAAAGCGACCAGCGCCATCATCGGCGCCAACGATGCCGTGGTGATGCCGCGGGATTCGAAGAAAAGCGACTGGGAAGTGGAACTGGGCGTGGTGATCGGCACCACCGCGCGCTATGTGAGCGAAGCCGATGCGCTGTCGCACGTGGCCGGCTACTGCGTGGTGAACGATTTGTCCGAACGCGAATACCAGCTTGAACGCGGCGGCCAGTGGGACAAGGGCAAGGGCTGCGATACCTTCGGCCCGATCGGCCCCTGGCTGGTCACAAGCGACGAAGTGGCGGACCCGCAAAACCTGGGCCTGTGGCTGGAAGTGAATGGCAAGCGCGTCCAGGATGGCAATACCAGAACCATGGTCTTCGGCGTGGCCAATCTGGTCAGCTACATCAGCCGCTTCATGACCTTGTACCCGGGCGACATCATCAGCACCGGCACGCCGCCGGGCGTGGGCATGGGACAGAAGCCGGCGGCCGTGTACCTGAAGCCGGGCGACACCATGCGCCTGGGGATCAGCGGACTTGGTGAACAGAGCCAGACCGTACATGCGTGGAATCCGGAACTGATCGACGGTTAA
- a CDS encoding L-rhamnose mutarotase, which yields MQRMGMVIGIAPERIAEYKNLHAAVWPQVLARLAAAHVRNYSIFLREPENLLFGYWEYHGEDFAADMAAVAADPETQRWWTFCAPCQEPLASRAEGEHWAMMEQVFHMT from the coding sequence ATGCAAAGAATGGGCATGGTCATCGGCATCGCGCCGGAGCGCATCGCTGAATACAAAAACCTGCACGCCGCCGTCTGGCCGCAGGTGCTGGCCAGACTGGCTGCCGCGCACGTCCGCAATTATTCGATCTTCCTGCGCGAGCCGGAAAACCTGCTGTTCGGCTACTGGGAATACCACGGCGAGGATTTTGCAGCCGACATGGCGGCCGTTGCCGCCGATCCGGAAACGCAGCGCTGGTGGACCTTTTGCGCGCCGTGCCAGGAGCCGCTGGCCTCGCGCGCCGAGGGCGAGCACTGGGCGATGATGGAGCAGGTTTTTCATATGACGTAG
- a CDS encoding amidohydrolase family protein, with protein MMRIDAHQHFWQLAARAGSWPPPSLAAIHRDFAPADLAPLLAAHGIDGTVLVQSLPSSADTDYLLALSEQSSFIRAVVGWTELLAFDAPATIARLASQPKLKGLRPMLQDIDDDQWIANPALAPALAAMVEHGLRLDALVLPRHLPALLHCARAYPQLAIVIDHAAKPPIADAGFGAWREDMALLAALPNVHCKLSGLVTEARPGWTVDDLRPYAAHVLDVFGPRRVIWGSDWPVVDLAGGYAAWLAASEALLAHLGQEGRDDIFGRNACRFYGFE; from the coding sequence ATGATGCGCATCGACGCCCACCAGCATTTCTGGCAACTGGCCGCGCGTGCCGGCAGCTGGCCGCCGCCATCCTTGGCCGCCATCCACCGCGATTTTGCGCCCGCCGACCTGGCGCCCTTGCTGGCCGCGCACGGCATCGACGGTACGGTGCTGGTGCAGTCGCTGCCGTCGTCTGCCGATACCGATTACCTGCTGGCGCTCTCCGAACAAAGCAGCTTTATCCGCGCCGTCGTGGGCTGGACGGAGCTGCTGGCTTTCGATGCGCCGGCCACCATCGCCCGTCTGGCGTCGCAGCCCAAGCTCAAGGGCTTGCGGCCCATGCTGCAGGATATCGATGACGATCAGTGGATCGCCAATCCCGCGCTGGCGCCGGCCCTGGCTGCCATGGTGGAACACGGCTTGCGGCTGGACGCACTGGTGCTGCCGCGCCACTTGCCCGCGCTGCTGCATTGCGCGCGCGCTTATCCGCAACTGGCCATCGTGATCGACCATGCGGCCAAGCCGCCGATCGCCGATGCCGGCTTCGGCGCGTGGCGCGAAGACATGGCGCTGCTGGCCGCGCTCCCGAACGTGCACTGCAAGCTGTCCGGGCTGGTGACGGAGGCGCGGCCCGGCTGGACCGTGGACGACCTGCGCCCTTATGCCGCGCATGTGCTGGACGTGTTTGGCCCCCGGCGCGTGATATGGGGCAGCGACTGGCCTGTGGTCGACCTGGCCGGCGGCTATGCGGCGTGGCTGGCCGCCAGCGAGGCGCTGCTGGCGCACCTGGGACAAGAGGGCAGGGACGATATTTTCGGACGCAATGCGTGCCGGTTTTATGGTTTTGAATGA
- a CDS encoding SDR family oxidoreductase encodes MNKHALIIGASGVIGSNLATHLLAQGWQVTGVSRGRTPVPAGCACLPLDATDGAAVSAALAGLDASHVFFTAWARQANEQENIRVNGAMVANVLAALGPTGYLRHAALVTGLKHYLGPFDAYGKGSVPVTPFREEQGRQAVENFYYEQEDRLFDAAARYGFTWSVHRPHTIIGYALGNAMNMGLTLAVYANLCKAGGQPFVFPGSLAQWHGLSDMTDAGQIARHLAWAADSPAARNEDFNIVNGDVFRWKWLWPRLAAYFGIEAADLPEAMTPLADRMQDAPEQWRAIAEQHGLVEADVSRLASWWHTDADLGRPMEVMTDMGKSRKAGFLDYRDTQDAFVNLFDRLKAERVIPR; translated from the coding sequence ATGAACAAGCACGCATTGATTATCGGCGCCAGCGGCGTTATCGGCAGCAATCTGGCCACGCACTTGCTGGCGCAGGGCTGGCAGGTGACGGGCGTCTCGCGTGGCCGCACGCCGGTTCCCGCCGGTTGCGCATGCCTGCCGCTCGATGCCACGGATGGCGCGGCGGTCAGCGCCGCCCTGGCGGGCCTGGACGCCAGCCACGTCTTTTTCACGGCCTGGGCGCGCCAGGCCAACGAGCAGGAAAACATCCGCGTCAATGGCGCCATGGTCGCCAATGTGCTGGCCGCGCTGGGTCCCACCGGCTACTTGCGCCATGCGGCGCTGGTCACTGGCCTCAAGCACTACCTGGGACCGTTTGACGCCTATGGCAAGGGTAGCGTGCCCGTCACGCCGTTCCGCGAAGAGCAGGGTCGGCAAGCGGTCGAGAATTTTTACTATGAGCAGGAAGACCGGCTGTTCGACGCGGCCGCGCGGTATGGTTTTACGTGGAGCGTGCACCGCCCGCACACCATCATCGGCTACGCGCTGGGCAATGCTATGAACATGGGCCTGACCCTGGCCGTGTATGCGAATCTGTGCAAGGCCGGCGGCCAGCCCTTCGTCTTTCCCGGTTCGCTCGCGCAATGGCATGGCTTGTCCGACATGACGGACGCGGGGCAGATCGCGCGCCATCTGGCGTGGGCGGCCGACAGTCCCGCCGCGCGCAACGAAGACTTCAATATCGTCAATGGCGACGTGTTCCGCTGGAAGTGGCTGTGGCCGCGCCTGGCCGCCTACTTCGGCATCGAGGCGGCCGATCTGCCCGAGGCGATGACACCGCTGGCCGACCGCATGCAGGACGCGCCCGAGCAGTGGCGCGCCATCGCCGAGCAGCACGGCCTGGTGGAGGCGGATGTCAGCCGCCTAGCTTCCTGGTGGCATACGGATGCGGACCTGGGCCGACCGATGGAAGTGATGACCGACATGGGTAAGAGCCGCAAGGCGGGCTTCCTTGATTACCGGGATACGCAGGATGCCTTCGTCAATCTGTTCGACAGGCTGAAGGCGGAGCGCGTCATTCCGCGTTAA
- a CDS encoding SDR family oxidoreductase yields the protein MTARLQGKIALLTAAGQGIGRATAEAFVREGATVIATDINQAQLDALKEATGCAIRRLDVTDGAAITALADEIGPVDILFNCAGFVDGGTILDCDDAAWDRSFDINARSMYRLMRAVLPGMVARGGGSIVNMSSVASSVKGAPNRFIYGTSKAAVVGMTKSVAADFVTRGIRCNAICPGTIESPSLKERIAAQAAATGVSIDEVQAAFVARQPMGRVGRAEEIAALAVYLASDESAFTTGMTHVIDGGWSN from the coding sequence ATGACCGCCAGACTACAAGGCAAAATCGCCCTGCTCACCGCCGCCGGCCAGGGCATCGGCCGGGCCACGGCCGAAGCGTTCGTGCGCGAAGGCGCCACCGTGATCGCCACCGATATCAACCAGGCCCAGCTCGACGCGTTGAAGGAAGCGACGGGTTGCGCCATCCGCCGGCTCGACGTGACCGATGGCGCGGCCATCACCGCGCTGGCCGACGAGATCGGCCCCGTCGATATCCTGTTCAATTGCGCCGGCTTTGTCGACGGCGGCACCATCCTCGACTGCGACGATGCGGCCTGGGACCGTTCCTTCGATATCAACGCGCGCTCCATGTACCGCTTGATGCGCGCCGTGCTGCCCGGCATGGTGGCCAGGGGCGGCGGCTCCATCGTCAACATGTCGTCCGTGGCGTCGAGCGTGAAGGGCGCGCCGAACCGCTTTATCTACGGCACCTCGAAGGCGGCCGTGGTGGGCATGACCAAGTCGGTAGCGGCGGACTTCGTCACGCGCGGCATCCGCTGCAATGCGATCTGTCCCGGCACCATCGAGTCGCCTTCGCTGAAGGAACGCATTGCCGCCCAGGCGGCAGCGACGGGTGTGAGCATCGATGAAGTGCAAGCCGCCTTCGTGGCACGCCAGCCAATGGGCAGAGTGGGCAGGGCAGAGGAAATCGCCGCGCTGGCCGTCTACCTGGCCTCCGATGAATCCGCTTTCACGACCGGCATGACTCACGTCATCGACGGTGGCTGGTCTAACTAA
- a CDS encoding SMP-30/gluconolactonase/LRE family protein, with product MHQSRYALPSLRTAVLATALASLSACASQPAHEALFLATTLTPAHSFTKGIEGPAVDADGNIYAVNFARQQTIGKVSPGGAGEVYLTLPGASIANGIRFGSRGQMYLADYMEHTIYLVDPATRALTIHAREPRMTQPNDIAITADDVLYASDPNWKENTGRVWRIATDGTVTLALDTMGTANGIEVSPDGKILYVNESVQRNIWMYDIATDGSLSGKRLLIKFDDFGMDGMRVDVDGNLYVTRYGKGTVVKLSPQGRILREISVPGAKPSNITFGGPDGRTAYVTEVVQGRLLQFRVDRPGLEWERAQERKAHGLAVPPQ from the coding sequence ATGCACCAATCCCGATATGCCCTGCCGTCGCTGCGCACGGCCGTGCTGGCCACCGCGCTGGCCAGCCTGTCCGCCTGCGCCAGCCAGCCCGCGCACGAGGCGCTGTTCCTCGCCACCACGCTCACGCCCGCGCACTCCTTCACCAAGGGCATCGAAGGCCCGGCCGTGGATGCGGATGGCAATATCTATGCCGTCAACTTCGCGCGCCAGCAAACCATCGGCAAGGTCAGCCCCGGCGGCGCCGGCGAGGTGTACCTGACCCTGCCCGGCGCCAGCATCGCCAACGGCATCCGCTTCGGCAGCCGCGGCCAGATGTATCTGGCCGACTACATGGAACACACGATCTACCTGGTCGACCCGGCCACGCGCGCGCTCACCATCCACGCGCGCGAGCCGCGCATGACGCAGCCGAACGACATCGCCATCACGGCCGACGACGTGCTGTATGCGAGCGACCCGAACTGGAAGGAAAACACGGGCCGCGTGTGGCGCATCGCGACCGACGGCACGGTGACCCTGGCGCTCGACACCATGGGCACGGCTAACGGCATCGAGGTCAGCCCCGACGGCAAGATCTTGTATGTGAATGAAAGCGTGCAGCGCAATATCTGGATGTACGACATCGCCACGGACGGCAGCCTGAGCGGCAAGCGATTGCTGATCAAGTTCGACGATTTCGGCATGGACGGCATGCGCGTGGACGTGGACGGCAACCTGTACGTAACGCGCTACGGCAAGGGCACGGTGGTCAAATTGTCGCCGCAAGGACGCATCCTGCGCGAGATCAGCGTACCCGGCGCCAAGCCCAGCAACATCACCTTCGGCGGCCCCGATGGCCGCACGGCCTACGTGACGGAAGTCGTGCAGGGACGGCTGCTGCAGTTCCGCGTCGACCGCCCGGGCCTGGAATGGGAACGGGCGCAAGAGCGCAAGGCGCATGGATTGGCGGTGCCTCCTCAATAG
- a CDS encoding sugar ABC transporter ATP-binding protein, producing MAVEWRRHTMNQSEEILALNKVSKRFPGVLALDNVSFSLRKGEAHALCGENGAGKSTLMKVMSGVYQADEGELVYKGKVCSFSCSVDAEAAGIAIIHQELNLIPHLSVAENIFLAREPVRGIFIDRKKMRADAQALLDRLKLRIDPRQLVKNLSCAQQQMVEIAKALSLNTEVLIMDEPTSSLTESETGQLFDIINELKRNGVSVVYISHRLEEMQHIIDRVTVLRDGKFVCTDDFAATTLDAIVAKMVGRTLDEKFPDRVSMPTAEVLLRVTDLHRKDVFGPLSFDLRRGEILGFSGLMGAGRTEVARAIFGADPLTSGAIHLGDVAVTIDSPIDAIGHGIAYLSEDRKSHGLAIRMSVAANLTLTNVSGLANRFGFIDFAKEEAVAKQYIAALGIKTPTSKQIARNLSGGNQQKIVISKWLYRESKIIFFDEPTRGIDVGAKFAIYQLLDKLASEGIGVVLITSELPEIMGMTDRVAVFHEGRISGIVNTRESSQEEIMHLASGRQAAMH from the coding sequence ATGGCAGTGGAGTGGAGGAGACACACCATGAATCAATCCGAAGAGATACTGGCGCTGAACAAGGTCAGCAAGCGCTTTCCCGGCGTGCTGGCGCTGGACAACGTCAGTTTCAGCCTGCGCAAGGGCGAGGCGCATGCGCTGTGCGGCGAAAACGGCGCCGGCAAGTCCACCCTGATGAAGGTGATGAGCGGCGTGTACCAGGCCGATGAGGGAGAACTGGTCTACAAGGGCAAGGTGTGCAGTTTTTCCTGCAGCGTGGATGCGGAGGCGGCCGGCATCGCCATCATCCATCAGGAACTGAACCTGATCCCGCACCTGAGCGTGGCGGAGAATATTTTTCTCGCGCGCGAACCGGTGCGCGGCATTTTCATCGACCGCAAGAAAATGCGCGCCGACGCGCAGGCGCTGCTGGACCGGTTAAAACTGCGCATCGACCCGCGCCAGCTGGTGAAAAACCTGTCCTGCGCGCAGCAGCAGATGGTGGAAATCGCCAAGGCGCTGTCGCTCAATACGGAAGTGCTGATCATGGACGAACCCACGTCGTCGCTGACGGAAAGCGAGACGGGCCAGCTGTTCGACATCATCAATGAACTCAAGCGCAACGGCGTGAGCGTGGTTTACATCTCGCACCGGCTCGAGGAGATGCAGCACATTATTGACAGGGTGACGGTGCTGCGCGACGGTAAATTCGTCTGCACCGACGATTTTGCCGCCACCACCCTGGACGCCATCGTGGCGAAGATGGTGGGCCGCACCCTCGATGAAAAATTTCCCGACCGCGTCTCGATGCCGACGGCTGAAGTGCTGCTGCGCGTGACCGATTTGCACCGCAAGGATGTCTTCGGCCCGCTGAGTTTTGATTTGCGGCGTGGCGAAATCCTCGGCTTTTCCGGCCTGATGGGTGCGGGGCGCACGGAAGTGGCGCGCGCCATCTTCGGCGCCGATCCGCTCACGAGCGGCGCCATCCACCTGGGCGACGTGGCGGTCACTATCGACAGTCCCATCGACGCCATCGGCCACGGCATCGCCTACCTGTCGGAAGACCGCAAGAGCCATGGCCTGGCGATCCGCATGTCGGTGGCGGCCAACCTGACCTTGACGAATGTGTCGGGGCTGGCCAACCGCTTCGGCTTCATCGACTTTGCGAAAGAAGAGGCGGTGGCCAAGCAGTACATCGCGGCGCTGGGCATCAAGACGCCGACCTCGAAACAGATCGCGCGCAATCTCTCGGGCGGCAACCAGCAAAAGATCGTCATCAGCAAATGGCTGTACCGCGAATCGAAAATCATATTCTTCGACGAACCCACGCGCGGCATCGACGTGGGCGCCAAGTTCGCCATCTATCAGCTGCTCGACAAGCTCGCGTCGGAAGGCATCGGCGTGGTGCTGATCACGTCCGAGCTGCCCGAGATCATGGGCATGACGGACCGGGTGGCCGTGTTCCACGAAGGGCGCATCAGCGGCATCGTCAATACGCGCGAGTCGTCGCAGGAAGAGATCATGCATCTCGCATCAGGCCGCCAGGCAGCAATGCATTAA
- a CDS encoding ABC transporter substrate-binding protein, translating to MSLGLLTAAFALSASAAFAAPGEIAVIVKTTNSNYWQNVKKGATASAADAKGYSLTFQGPASESAIADQVSMVENAVTRKVAGIVLAASDPDALVPALKKAWEAKIPVVLIDSLVADSGKRYYQSFLSTDNEAAGEQSAKALISQVGKTGKIAVMSYVAGAGSETGRVGGFKRYIEKNSQLQIVGTYYSQSQMATALNQTTDVLASNPDLKGIFGANEPTAVGMGRAIAQAGKAGKVIAVGFDGNEDLKNFVKDGTLYATAVQGSYSMGALGVKTLVSLIEGKKVAPFVNTGVVIVTKANVDLPEAKNVLY from the coding sequence ATGTCTCTCGGTCTGTTGACCGCAGCATTTGCCCTGAGCGCCAGCGCCGCCTTCGCCGCCCCGGGCGAGATCGCCGTGATCGTCAAGACGACCAATTCCAACTACTGGCAAAACGTCAAGAAGGGCGCCACGGCCAGCGCGGCCGATGCCAAGGGCTACAGCCTGACCTTCCAGGGACCGGCTTCGGAATCGGCCATCGCCGACCAGGTCAGCATGGTGGAAAACGCCGTCACGCGCAAGGTGGCCGGCATCGTGCTGGCCGCGTCGGACCCGGACGCGCTGGTGCCGGCCCTGAAGAAGGCGTGGGAAGCGAAGATTCCCGTCGTGCTGATCGATTCGCTGGTGGCCGACAGCGGCAAGCGCTATTACCAGTCCTTCCTGTCGACCGACAATGAAGCGGCCGGCGAGCAAAGCGCCAAGGCCCTTATTTCGCAAGTCGGCAAGACGGGCAAGATCGCCGTGATGTCGTACGTGGCGGGCGCCGGTTCCGAAACGGGCAGGGTGGGCGGCTTCAAGCGCTATATCGAAAAGAACTCGCAGCTGCAGATCGTCGGCACGTATTACTCGCAGTCGCAGATGGCCACGGCGCTGAACCAGACGACCGACGTGCTGGCCTCGAATCCTGACTTGAAGGGCATCTTCGGCGCCAATGAGCCGACGGCCGTGGGCATGGGCCGCGCCATCGCGCAGGCGGGCAAGGCCGGCAAGGTAATCGCCGTGGGCTTCGACGGCAATGAAGACCTGAAAAACTTCGTCAAGGACGGCACCCTGTACGCGACCGCCGTGCAGGGTTCGTACTCGATGGGCGCGCTGGGCGTGAAAACCCTCGTCAGCCTGATCGAAGGCAAGAAGGTCGCACCGTTCGTCAACACGGGCGTGGTGATCGTCACCAAGGCCAATGTCGACCTGCCGGAAGCGAAGAACGTCTTGTATTGA
- a CDS encoding ABC transporter permease, which produces MNKELIQKFAALGSLSLLLLVFSLTSNAFFSVSNGMSVALQVTSIAYLGIAATCVIITGGIDLSSGSVLALAGVAAALLVKSGVPVPAAMLGGVVVGAMCGAVNGFCITQLKLPPFIATLGMMLIARGLALQVTGARAISGLGESFGELGNGVLWRIERDTGGTFPEVVFPGIPYPVVLMVVIAVAVSIMLSRTTFGRHIYAVGSNAEAARLSGVKVGRVTLLVYTLSGALSGLTGCVLMSRLVTAQPNEGVMYELDAIASAVIGGASLIGGIGTISGTVIGSFVIGILRNGLNMNGVSSFIQQIIIGLVILLTVWIDQKRNRA; this is translated from the coding sequence ATGAATAAAGAACTGATCCAAAAATTCGCCGCGCTGGGCAGCCTGTCGCTGTTGCTGCTCGTGTTTTCCCTGACCAGCAACGCCTTTTTCTCCGTCAGCAACGGCATGAGCGTGGCCTTGCAAGTGACGTCGATCGCCTACCTGGGCATTGCCGCCACCTGCGTCATCATCACGGGCGGCATCGACTTGAGTTCCGGCTCCGTGCTGGCGCTGGCCGGCGTGGCCGCCGCGCTGCTGGTGAAAAGCGGCGTACCCGTGCCGGCCGCCATGCTGGGCGGTGTCGTGGTGGGCGCCATGTGCGGCGCCGTCAACGGTTTCTGCATCACGCAACTGAAGCTGCCCCCGTTCATCGCCACCCTGGGCATGATGCTGATCGCGCGCGGCCTGGCGCTGCAGGTGACGGGCGCGCGCGCCATTTCCGGCCTGGGCGAATCGTTCGGCGAACTCGGTAACGGCGTGCTGTGGCGCATCGAGCGCGACACGGGCGGCACCTTTCCCGAAGTCGTCTTCCCTGGCATTCCGTATCCGGTGGTGCTGATGGTGGTGATCGCCGTGGCCGTCTCCATCATGCTCAGCCGTACCACCTTTGGCCGGCATATCTACGCCGTCGGCTCGAATGCGGAAGCGGCGCGCCTGTCCGGCGTGAAGGTGGGCCGCGTGACCCTGCTCGTGTACACCCTGTCCGGCGCCTTGTCGGGCCTGACTGGCTGCGTGCTGATGTCGCGCCTGGTGACGGCGCAGCCGAACGAGGGCGTGATGTACGAACTCGATGCGATCGCCAGCGCCGTGATCGGCGGCGCCTCGCTGATCGGCGGCATCGGCACCATTTCCGGCACCGTCATCGGTTCCTTCGTCATCGGCATCCTGCGCAATGGCTTGAACATGAACGGGGTATCGAGCTTTATCCAGCAAATCATTATCGGACTGGTCATCTTGCTGACCGTCTGGATCGATCAGAAGCGCAACCGCGCCTGA
- a CDS encoding LysR family transcriptional regulator, with protein sequence MSEHLKGIAPFLATADAGSFTRAAERLHLSSSAVSKSVARLEARLGVILFERSTRRLQLSSAGHAYYATCKRVLQELVEAENVLAEQDGELAGKVRIGVPASYGRMRVMPALIDLCEKYPQLQPSISFSDRFADLFEERIDIAVRIGAPGSWPPTLGQMPLGEERLIFCAAPTYLARRGTPLAIADLDGHDCIAYGRGDGTAAPWLFAGEDGAERRTVSPRLTVGDAEAQTAAVLAGLGIAQQATWLVHEHLASGAIVEVLPACATPGLPLSLAWPLARQLTTKTGTLLNELKRRLTIS encoded by the coding sequence ATGTCCGAACATTTGAAAGGTATCGCCCCTTTTCTTGCCACCGCCGATGCCGGCAGTTTCACCAGGGCGGCCGAGAGACTGCACCTGAGCAGCTCGGCCGTGAGCAAGAGCGTGGCGCGCCTGGAAGCACGCCTGGGCGTGATCCTGTTCGAGCGCAGTACGCGGCGTTTGCAGTTGAGCAGCGCGGGGCATGCCTATTACGCCACCTGCAAGCGCGTGCTGCAGGAACTGGTCGAGGCGGAAAACGTGCTGGCCGAGCAGGATGGGGAACTGGCAGGCAAGGTGCGCATCGGCGTGCCCGCGTCGTATGGCCGCATGCGCGTGATGCCGGCGCTGATTGATCTGTGCGAAAAGTATCCGCAGTTGCAGCCATCCATCAGCTTCAGCGACCGCTTTGCCGACCTGTTCGAGGAGCGCATCGATATCGCCGTGCGCATCGGCGCACCGGGCAGCTGGCCGCCAACGCTGGGGCAGATGCCCTTGGGCGAAGAGCGCTTGATCTTTTGCGCGGCGCCCACCTATCTGGCGCGACGCGGCACGCCGCTCGCCATCGCGGATCTCGATGGCCACGATTGCATCGCCTACGGCCGCGGCGACGGCACGGCGGCGCCATGGCTGTTTGCTGGCGAGGATGGGGCGGAACGGCGGACGGTCAGTCCGCGCCTGACGGTGGGGGACGCCGAGGCGCAAACGGCCGCCGTGCTGGCGGGCCTGGGCATCGCGCAGCAGGCGACCTGGCTCGTGCACGAGCACCTGGCCAGCGGCGCCATCGTCGAAGTACTGCCGGCCTGCGCCACGCCAGGCTTGCCGCTGTCCCTCGCGTGGCCGCTGGCGCGCCAGCTGACCACCAAGACCGGCACGCTGCTCAATGAATTGAAGCGGCGCCTGACGATCAGCTGA
- a CDS encoding aldo/keto reductase, protein MDVTQLRTLPRGGLSLPCIGMGCAPVGGLYQPVSDAQARATLDGAWDAGVRFFDTAPFYGYTQSERRLGAALRERPRHEFVISTKVGRLMRPDASVRPGDDGFAAPLPFRPHYDYTYDGVLRSHEDSLQRLGLDRIDILFVHDIGKATHGEHDQHYWRQLTAGGGFRALDELRASGQVKAVGLGVNECEIVLRAMVEFDLDCTLLAGRYTLLEQASLSPLLDACVERGNAIVIGGPFNSGVLAGNGKFNYADAPAAILKRVARLDAVCREFGVPLQAAALQFPLAHPAVASCIPGGQDLAQLRQNLDWFATPLPDALWLALRDADLLDARAPLPAGVAA, encoded by the coding sequence ATGGACGTCACACAATTGCGTACCCTGCCACGCGGCGGCCTGTCGCTGCCCTGCATCGGCATGGGCTGCGCGCCGGTAGGCGGCTTGTACCAGCCCGTCAGCGACGCGCAGGCGCGCGCCACCTTGGATGGCGCCTGGGACGCGGGCGTGCGCTTCTTCGACACGGCGCCATTCTACGGCTATACCCAGTCCGAACGCCGTCTCGGTGCGGCGCTGCGCGAGCGGCCCCGCCATGAATTTGTGATCAGCACCAAGGTGGGACGGCTGATGCGGCCCGACGCCTCCGTGCGTCCCGGCGACGACGGCTTTGCCGCGCCGCTGCCGTTCCGTCCCCATTACGACTACACGTATGACGGCGTGCTGCGGTCGCACGAGGACAGCCTGCAGCGCTTGGGGCTCGACCGCATCGACATTCTGTTCGTGCACGATATCGGCAAGGCCACGCATGGCGAACACGATCAGCACTACTGGCGCCAGCTGACGGCCGGTGGCGGTTTTCGCGCCCTCGATGAACTGCGCGCCAGCGGCCAGGTGAAGGCCGTGGGCCTCGGTGTCAACGAATGCGAGATCGTGCTGCGCGCGATGGTGGAATTCGACCTCGATTGCACCTTGCTGGCCGGCCGCTACACCTTGCTGGAACAGGCCTCGCTGTCGCCATTGCTGGACGCCTGCGTCGAACGCGGCAACGCCATCGTGATCGGCGGCCCGTTCAACTCGGGCGTGCTGGCCGGGAACGGCAAATTCAATTACGCCGATGCGCCGGCCGCCATACTCAAGCGCGTGGCGCGCCTGGACGCCGTCTGCCGTGAATTCGGCGTGCCGCTGCAGGCGGCGGCACTGCAGTTTCCGCTCGCCCATCCGGCCGTCGCTTCCTGCATCCCGGGCGGCCAGGACCTGGCGCAGCTGCGGCAAAACCTGGATTGGTTCGCCACGCCGCTGCCCGACGCCCTGTGGCTGGCGCTGCGGGACGCGGACTTGCTCGATGCGCGCGCGCCGCTGCCTGCGGGAGTGGCCGCATGA